In a single window of the Magnolia sinica isolate HGM2019 chromosome 7, MsV1, whole genome shotgun sequence genome:
- the LOC131251597 gene encoding U-box domain-containing protein 21-like: protein MPRTRKTSDRRNQLDGNKPPANSNLELTIPSHFRCPISLDLMKDPVTLCTGITYDRQSIDTWLDAGNYTCPVTNQILNTFEQIPNHTLRRMIQDWCVDNRSFGIERIPTPRIPLTDSDVSAILAEVATASRRRDYPKCRDLVKKINALIKESDRNRRCIVRSEMGRVLSAAFETFASASPDNHAAGLEEILSLLTWMFPLDEAARLSLGSHPSLFCLSWFLKCGTLAGRRNAVLAIKDIASSNQRHVEALAQTNGLIESLVKIIKTPICPAATKAALMTVHYLISSSPSKKETAEQFVDMGLVALLLEKLVDSEKSICEKALAVLDGICGCDRAREIAYGHALTVPILVKKIFRVSDLATGFAVSALWKLLKNQKGECGEILVECLQVGAFQKVLMLLQVGCEERTKEKATDLLKLLNGSRGSGECIDSLDFKQLKRSF from the coding sequence aTGCCAAGGACCCGAAAAACCAGCGACCGGAGAAACCAGCTCGACGGGAACAAACCACCAGCAAATTCGAATCTCGAGCTAACAATCCCGTCCCACTTCCGATGCCCCATCTCGCTCGACCTGATGAAAGATCCGGTCACATTGTGCACCGGCATCACATACGACCGGCAAAGCATCGACACATGGCTGGATGCCGGTAACTACACATGCCCCGTCACAAACCAGATACTGAACACCTTCGAACAGATCCCCAACCACACGTTACGCAGGATGATCCAGGACTGGTGCGTCGACAACCGTTCATTCGGCATCGAGCGAATCCCAACACCCAGAATTCCCCTCACCGACTCAGACGTGTCAGCGATTCTCGCAGAGGTGGCGACTGCAAGTCGCCGTAGAGATTACCCAAAGTGCCGTGACTTAGTCAAGAAGATCAATGCCTTGATCAAGGAGAGCGATCGCAACCGTCGATGCATTGTGAGGAGTGAGATGGGCCGCGTCCTATCCGCCGCATTCGAAACATTCGCGTCCGCCTCGCCGGACAATCACGCAGCTGGTTTAGAAGAGATCTTGTCGTTGCTGACGTGGATGTTCCCGCTTGATGAAGCAGCTCGGTTGTCCCTCGGATCCCATCCATCACTATTCTGTCTGTCCTGGTTTTTAAAATGCGGGACTTTGGCGGGAAGGCGGAATGCAGTCCTAGCAATCAAGGACATTGCTTCTTCCAATCAACGCCACGTGGAAGCATTGGCCCAAACGAACGGATTGATTGAATCGTTGGTTAAGATTATCAAAACACCCATATGCCCTGCAGCCACAAAAGCCGCACTGATGACCGTACACTACTTGATTTCATCCTCACCGTCGAAAAAGGAGACCGCAGAGCAATTCGTGGATATGGGTCTTGTGGCATTACTACTCGAGAAGCTAGTCGACTCTGAAAAGAGCATATGCGAGAAGGCGTTGGCAGTTCTTGATGGGATCTGTGGGTGTGATCGAGCGAGGGAAATTGCATATGGACATGCATTAACGGTCCCGATCTTGGTTAAGAAGATCTTCCGAGTGTCTGATCTGGCAACTGGGTTTGCTGTCTCTGCTCTTTGGAAGCTTTTGAAGAATCAGAAGGGAGAATGTGGGGAGATTTTGGTAGAGTGTCTGCAAGTGGGTGCATTTCAAAAGGTGTTGATGCTGTTGCAGGTGGGCTGTGAAGAAAGAACGAAGGAGAAAGCTACTGATCTTTTGAAACTGTTGAATGGTTCTAGAGGTAGTGGTGAATGCATTGATTCTTTGGATTTTAAGCAATTGAAAAGGTCATTTTGA